A single window of Athene noctua chromosome 1, bAthNoc1.hap1.1, whole genome shotgun sequence DNA harbors:
- the KCTD4 gene encoding BTB/POZ domain-containing protein KCTD4, with translation MERKINRREKECEENHSNSEGSEQDKDYKTSLITLNVGGYLYITQKQTLTKYPDSFLEGIINGKIMCPFDADGHYFIDRDGLLFRHILNFLRNGELLLPEGFRENQLLAQEADFFQLKALSDAVKSRWEKEQLASRETTFLEITDSHDRSQGLRIFCNAPDFIAKIKSRIVLVSKSRLDGFPEEFSVSSNIIQFKYFIKSENGTRLVLKEDNTFVCTLETLKFEAIMMALKCGFRLLTSLDCSKGSIVHSDALHFIK, from the coding sequence atggagagaaaaataaacagaagagaaaaggaatgtgAAGAAAACCACAGCAACTCCGAAGGCTCTGAGCAAGACAAGGACTATAAAACGTCTCTGATTACTCTGAATGTTGGTGGCTATCTGTATATCACACAAAAACAGACACTAACCAAGTATCCAGATTCTTTTCTGGAAGGGatcataaatggaaaaataatgtgCCCATTTGATGCAGATGGTCATTACTTCATAGACAGAGATGGACTCCTTTTCAGACACATTCTCAACTTCCTACGAAATGGAGAACTTCTTCTACCAGAAGGGTTTCGAGAAAATCAACTTTTGGCacaagaagcagattttttccaGCTTAAGGCACTCTCGGATGCAGTGAAATCAAGGTGGGAGAAGGAACAGCTAGCATCTCGAGAGACTACTTTCCTTGAAATAACTGACAGCCACGACCGTTCACAAGGACTTAGAATCTTTTGTAATGCTCCTGATttcattgcaaaaataaaatccagaattGTACTGGTGTCCAAAAGCAGGCTGGATGGATTTCCGGAGGAGTTTTCGGTATCTTCAAATATTATTCAATTCAAGTACTTCATAAAGTCTGAAAACGGTACACGACTGGTACTGAAGGAGGACAATACCTTTGTCTGCACCCTGGAAACTCTTAAGTTTGAGGCTATAATGATGGCTTTAAAATGTGGATTTAGACTGCTGACCAGTCTGGATTGTTCGAAAGGATCAATTGTTCACAGTGATGCACTTCATTTTATCAAGTAA